The following are from one region of the Pygocentrus nattereri isolate fPygNat1 chromosome 20, fPygNat1.pri, whole genome shotgun sequence genome:
- the si:ch211-225b11.4 gene encoding thyroid adenoma-associated protein homolog isoform X1 yields MTSTRSVESQFEAGLASFISEDSVAPAVKDTLAAVIKKLRDSAGTTVRRSKERSLEEACQLLRKIPAALMQSLQHHRPLVQLLLALQLEAVSTSSACRKIDQMLQHLAQFDQPLVSEEVQKCLHGLLFQEQVLSLKELQTVCMFLEDSTTGREVLRQACTSLLSKVIELLPVVMKDEAIRNGPLCYHTVKVCLQVFQLLPEQVAPLVFGEQKGNPSMLKILEFLVKIILGETSNRDTRLLAGTAVAMLISTATDSESGGSSAWSLLQVTSGEQWSLTIGGLQVDCCPRETDGVDRLAIGRGILTCCTKDILISSHSKKGACLLLDGLFPLISALHKEKLDYQYHVFQVFIMWLKSVKECLPEIWEVTGAPLFGEGSSLQHTLTQIIWNNAESPVEGVSESVRTAFCLFLEVYDLDCRHSEDSEKLLYVDLLHRIAELPWESKAKYSPLSALLPYVGTGKVLEQYPALPSHILKCLSTNHLAPCASEIYKSLLQEQRRELAIGPSKDGLLTEPFLASEWAQRWQPAVLKALTSDVTLLQNNASSYLLPCTLRCFPGAFDLLLSALDLSTPGNLRAWACIMSAQRAASGCSPWASNSTTAIETLQLALSSLDDSVRLAAFSLLCCSPKTKEAPTQVEYSTIRGFLPLNMNSESSPFRQHLQAGVRRFLVRIRDSCLASLKSQKNKRGLSEEEEMELEQGVDFVDWLAQLPLVSLVPGNSFQRKKTALLLLSAVLETCSDCWSPDKKKGQPPANMAALIQWARHKGKWDFFSRSRQLLLIGCLEDATNEIREQAAELLARFFPHSLQPDVVNVLFNQAQRLLHSPRVQEAQMGAVIVKLLLQKCVSLDGLVVGGEKQGQMQSDKLIGHMLKSLAQQYITARDDMLLAARSSPLHGVVSALQRCLLEVPGVVAEALDHSMTVEILSLLEKITLLLLGVLYGDQHAEDREIPPSFCDMGNAISSLISKGGTGQARLDEEGEENVLLSEEHSLVLTCCWVTLKEMGIFLGSLVERILSVPCKDTPLLTVEDLQRASKVFTDIILKCRHWGAVEGCCIGFTKFCAALLASSDPELREIPGHILQQGLNVLQSPRATSVTRRAAGLPMLILGVLAAEESGASRPLLAHSVNTLLETARAPVPKDWDQTVDLPQVCAVHTLQTLMRGSSLGLNILQYAAAITMLSLTLLSSPCWAMRNAALQLYSSLCTRMLGQRPAGEDVSAQYSMSPPAFFSHYPALQPFLQVALESAAADLHESRLSLHPSLYPVLTLLAKLQPGAQEQTRALSDFLPPLLQLAASPVYAVRVMSSRALVALIPPIEYVGSVLRLVRELPESPDTPCCHNRVHGQLLQIKAILVRALHTGNPCQSSLCCVVEDLEARLWLASPEQRCPLVRQEYVSAVRLLKENCSETFLSHLCSLLLEEIHRAPHTLELGSAAFHQSAVYFLCEDPEWVCQVWQNLSSESTVARLSLVKWVKEGRSLRGTSPQKVVMRALQVNLKEALLDQDMEYKRAYLTALVEVMTPHVLGLAEPGPFLCVLEEAGMKDCVDLLLEDLQDNRGGPELLSQALCAVSLLLSQSMDLALLQRWCALLETHRHPEAPETLRLACAEALGLSGAAVVTRSLRGSPTLKTLSTRLISVGVHLLQDESQQVRAKAAVFASVLCQSEAGGATQSCFLMQINQSLRSLLDLLLRELWDSDGIVEALVCHLPACDLSTVLLEAKRTQCSSLYEQDEANVFLEPSVISETVLQYLLCLAKRYPESPSLACHLDQWASQSAASVRENLDICMRLQLGETLDPDWLSLLMEPRFHGALCGLYTRAALLLQLLRVSDNFQPLLDPSTLAQDLLDSHKRLSLHGVFLSNTFIPSELNCL; encoded by the exons ATGACTTCTACACGTTCAGTTGAGAGTCAGTTTGAAGCAGGTCTTGCTTCGTTCATTTCAGAGGACAGTGTGGCTCCGGCTGTCAAAGACACGCTGGCTGCTGTCATAAAGAAGCTAAGAGACAGTGCTGG GACCACCGTGAGGAGAAGTAAGGAGCGCTCTTTGGAAGAAGCCTGTCAATTGCTGAGGAAAATCCCAGCTGCTCTCATGCAGTCTTTACAGCATCACCGCCCGTTAGTCCAGCTCCTACTGGCTCTACAGCTGGAGGCGGTCAGCACATCTTCAGCCTGTCGGAAAATAGACCAG ATGCTGCAGCACTTGGCTCAGTTTGATCAACCTCTAGTTTCTGAAGAGGTCCAAAAATGTCTTCACGGATTACTCTTCCAGGAGCAG GTGCTGTCATTAAAGGAACTCCAGACAG TCTGTATGTTCCTGGAGGACAGCACGACTGGGCGAGAAGTTTTAAGACAAGCTTGCACGTCTCTGTTGAGTAAAGTCATTGAGTTACTGCCTGTTGTTATGAAAGACGAAGCAATAAGAAATGGACCACTGTGTTATCACACCgttaag GTGTGTCTACAGGTGTTCCAGTTGCTACCTGAGCAAGTAGCACCCCTGGTGTTTGGGGAACAGAAAGGCAATCCATCTATGTTGAAAATTCTGGAATTCCTAGTGAAAATCATCTTGGGGGAG ACTTCCAACAGGGACACCCGCTTGCTAGCAGGAACGGCAGTTGCCATGCTGATCTCCACAGcaacagacagtgagagtggAGGCTCATCTGCCTGGAGTCTGCTGCAGGTTACCAGCGGGG AGCAATGGAGTTTGACAATAGGTGGTCTGCAGGTAGACTGTTGccccagagaaacagatggagtgGACAGACTGGCTATAGGCAGAGGGATCCTGACCTGCTGCACGAAGGACATCCTCATCAGTAGTCATAGCAAGAAAGGG GCATGTCTCCTCCTGGATGGATTATTTCCTCTCATCTCTGCTTTGCATAAGGAGAAACTGGACTATCAGTATCATGTGTTTCAAG TGTTTATCATGTGGCTGAAAAGTGTGAAAGAATGTCTGCCGGAGATTTGGGAGGTGACTGGTGCTCCTCTATTTGGGGAAGGCTCAAGCctgcaacacacactcacacaaatcaTTTGGAACAATGCAGAGAGCCCG GTAGAAGGTGTTTCTGAGTCAGTGCGCACTgccttctgtctgtttctggAAGTCTAtgatctggactgcagacatTCTGAGGACTCTGAAAAACTGCTTTATGTGGACTTACTGCATAGGATTGCTGAGCTGCCCTGGGAGTCCAAGGCCAAATACTCACCACTCAGTGCCCTTCTGCCATATGTGGGGACAGGCAAG GTTCTAGAACAGTATCCTGCTTTACCTTCTCATATCCTAAAGTGCCTCTCCACCAATCACCTTGCTCCTTGTGCCTCTGAAATCTACAAATCCCTCCTTCAGGAACAGAGACGAGAGCTTGCCATTGGTCCATCGAAGGATGGACTGCTTACTGAGCCATTCTTGGCAAGTGAGTGGGCCCAGCGTTGGCAGCCTGCTGTCCTGAAAGCTTTGACTTCTGATGTGACTTTACTGCAGAATAACGCCTCCAGCTATCTCCTGCCCTGCACACTGCGCTGCTTCCCTGGAGCATTTGACCTCCTTCTGTCTGCTCTTGACCTCTCCACCCCAGGAAACCTCAGAGCCTGGGCTTGCATCATGAGTGCCCAGCGAGCAGCCAGTGGATGTTCACCATGGGCATCGAACAGCACCACTGCCATAGAGACCCTGCAACTAGCTCTGTCCTCTCTGGACGACAGTGTCCGACTGGCAGCTTTCAGCCTTCTCTGCTGTAGCCCAAAGACTAAAGAGGCCCCAACGCAAGTAGAGTACTCCACCATAAGGGGTTTCTTACCTCTAAATATGAACAGCGAGTCATCTCCATTTCGCCAGCACCTCCAAGCAGGAGTCAGGAGGTTCCTTGTGCGTATTCGAGACAGCTGCTTGGCAAGCCTAAAgagtcaaaaaaacaaaagagggcTGAGTGAGGAAGAAGAAATGGAGCTTGAACAAGGAGTCG ACTTTGTAGACTGGCTGGCCCAGCTGCCTTTGGTCAGCTTGGTTCCTGGTAACAGCTTCCAAAGGAAGAAGACGGCTCTGCTGTTGTTGAGTGCAGTTCTGGAGACCTGCTCAGACTGCTGGAGCCCAGACAAGAAAAAGGGTCAGCCaccag CTAACATGGCTGCTCTGATACAGTGGGCAAGGCACAAGGGTAAGTGGGATTTCTTCTCCAGATCAAGACAGTTGctcctgattggctgtttgGAAGATGCAACCAATGAG ATCCGTGAGCAGGCAGCCGAACTGCTTGCAAGGTtttttcctcactctctccAGCCTGATGTGGTCAACGTGCTCTTCAACCAGGCACAGAGGTTGCTCCACAGCCCGCGTGTGCAGGAGGCCCAGATGGGGGCTGTGATAGTCAAGCTGCTGCTGCAGAA GTGTGTATCTCTGGATGGTCTGGTGGTGGGAGGTGAGAAGCAGGGTCagatgcagtcagacaagctgATTGGACACATGTTGAAGAGCCTGGCGCAGCAATACATTACTGCCAGAGATGACATGCTGCTCGCTGCACGCTCATCACCTCTACACG GTGTAGTAAGTGCTCTGCAGCGGTGTCTGCTGGAAGTGCCTGGAGTTGTGGCTGAAGCTCTGGACCACAGCATGACAGTAGAGATACTGTCCCTGCTGGAGAAgatcactttgctgttgctggGCGTGCTTTATGGAGACCAACATGCTGAAGACAGAG aGATCCCCCCGTCCTTTTGCGACATGGGAAATGCCATAAGCTCTCTGATTAGTAAAGGTGGGACAGGTCAGGCAAGGTTGGATGAAGAAGGGGAGGAGAATGTGCTGCTATCTGAAGAACACAGTCTGGTTCTGACCTGCTGCTGGGTCACACTGAAG GAAATGGGGATTTTTTTGGGCTCGCTGGTGGAGAGAATTCTCTCAGTGCCCTGTAAAGACACACCACTGCTAACTGTGGAAGACCTGCAGAGGGCATCAAAAGTTTTCACGGACATTATTCTCAAATGTAGACACTGG GGGGCAGTGGAGGGCTGCTGTATTGGATTCACTAAGTTCTGTGCTGCTCTCCTTGCCAGTTCTGATCCAGAACTCAGAGAGATTCCTGGCCATATACTACAGCAG GGTCTGAATGTTCTTCAGTCTCCACGTGCCACCTCAGTGACGAGACGTGCAGCAGGGCTGCCCATGCTCATTCTAGGCGTGTTAGCTGCAGAGGAGAGTGGTGCTTCTCGGCCTCTGCTGGCCCACAGTGTGAACACCCTGTTAGAGACTGCGAGGGCCCCTGTGCCCAAAGACTGGGACCAAACAGTTGACCTTCCACAG gtGTGTGCAGTTCACACGCTGCAGACGCTGATGAGGGGCTCCAGTCTGGGTTTGAATATTCTTCAGTACGCCGCTGCTATCACCATGCTATCTCTCACACTCCTTAGCTCCCCCTGCTGGGCCATGAGAAATGCTGCTCTGCAACTCTACA GTTCTCTTTGTACTCGGATGTTGGGTCAGCGGCCTGCTGGAGAGGATGTCTCCGCCCAGTACAGCATGTCTCCGCCGGCCTTCTTCAGTCACTACCCTGCCCTGCAGCCCTTCCTCCAGGTAGCACTAGAGAGTGCAGCCGCGGATCTGCATGAGAGCAGACTGAGTCTTCATCCCTCCCTTTACCCTGTGCTCACACTGCTGGCCAAGCTTCAGCCTGGAGCCCAGGAGCAAACACG CGCTCTGTCAGACTTCCTGCCTCCGTTACTCCAGTTAGCCGCTAGCCCAGTCTATGCAGTTAGAGTGATGTCATCCAGAGCCCTGGTTGCTCTGATACCACCCATTGAGTATGTGGGAAGCGTCCTGCGGTTGGTGAGAGAGCTGCCAGAGTCACCGGACACCCCATGCTGTCACAACCGCGTACACGGCCAACTCCTACAGATAAAGGCCATCCTGGTCAGAGCACTGCACACTGGCAA CCCTTGTCAGTCCTCTCTCTGTTGTGTGGTGGAGGATTTGGAGGCCCGGCTGTGGCTCGCTTCCCCAGAGCAGCGGTGTCCTCTAGTAAGGCAGGAGTATGTGTCTGCGGTGAGGCTGTTGAAAGAGAACTGTTCTGAGACATTCCTCTCCCACCTGTGCTCTCTGCTGCTGGAGGAGATACATCGAGCTCCACACACACTGGAG CTTGGTTCCGCCGCCTTCCACCAAAGTGCAGTGTACTTCCTGTGTGAAGATCCAGAGTGGGTGTGCCAGGTCTGGCAGAACCtgtccagtgagagcacagtTGCACGGCTGTCCTTAGTCAAGTGGGTAAAAGAAGGGAGGAGCTTGAGAGGAACCAGCCCACAGAAGGTGGTAATGCGAGCACTCCAG GTCAACCTGAAGGAGGCGCTGTTGGACCAAGATATGGAGTACAAAAGAGCGTATTTAACAGCACTGGTGGAAGTCATGACACCACATGTTTTGGGTCTAGCAGAGCCTGGGCCTTTCCTCTGTGTACTGGAGGAGGCAGGGATGAAAGACTGTGTGGATCTTCTGCTGGAGGATCTGCAGGACAATAGAGGAGGACCAGAGCTGCTCTCGCAGGCTCTTTGTGCTGTCAGTCTGCTCCTTTCTCAAAG TATGGACCTGGCCCTGCTCCAGCGCTGGTGTGCGTTATTGGAGACGCATAGGCATCCTGAAGCTCCTGAGACTCTGCGACTGGCCTGTGCTGAGGCTCTAGGCCTGAGTGGTGCTGCAGTAGTGACCAGGAGCCTAAGGGGCAGCCCGACTCTAAAGACCCTCAGCACAAG GCTGATCAGTGTAGGTGTGCATCTACTTCAGGATGAGAGTCAGCAGGTGAGAGCCAAGGCAGCTGTCTTCGCCTCTGTGCTCTGTCAGTCTGAAGCAGGCGGAGCCACACAGAGCTGCTTTCTCATGCAGATCAACCAGTCACTGCGTTCACTGCTGGACCTGCTTCTGAGGGAATTGTGGGATAGCGATGGCATTGTGGAGGCTCTGGTGTGCCATCTTCCAGCATGTGATCTCAGTACAGTATTGCTGGAGGCCAAACGCACTCA
- the si:ch211-225b11.4 gene encoding thyroid adenoma-associated protein homolog isoform X2, with protein MSSRITLPGAVCMFLEDSTTGREVLRQACTSLLSKVIELLPVVMKDEAIRNGPLCYHTVKVCLQVFQLLPEQVAPLVFGEQKGNPSMLKILEFLVKIILGETSNRDTRLLAGTAVAMLISTATDSESGGSSAWSLLQVTSGEQWSLTIGGLQVDCCPRETDGVDRLAIGRGILTCCTKDILISSHSKKGACLLLDGLFPLISALHKEKLDYQYHVFQVFIMWLKSVKECLPEIWEVTGAPLFGEGSSLQHTLTQIIWNNAESPVEGVSESVRTAFCLFLEVYDLDCRHSEDSEKLLYVDLLHRIAELPWESKAKYSPLSALLPYVGTGKVLEQYPALPSHILKCLSTNHLAPCASEIYKSLLQEQRRELAIGPSKDGLLTEPFLASEWAQRWQPAVLKALTSDVTLLQNNASSYLLPCTLRCFPGAFDLLLSALDLSTPGNLRAWACIMSAQRAASGCSPWASNSTTAIETLQLALSSLDDSVRLAAFSLLCCSPKTKEAPTQVEYSTIRGFLPLNMNSESSPFRQHLQAGVRRFLVRIRDSCLASLKSQKNKRGLSEEEEMELEQGVDFVDWLAQLPLVSLVPGNSFQRKKTALLLLSAVLETCSDCWSPDKKKGQPPANMAALIQWARHKGKWDFFSRSRQLLLIGCLEDATNEIREQAAELLARFFPHSLQPDVVNVLFNQAQRLLHSPRVQEAQMGAVIVKLLLQKCVSLDGLVVGGEKQGQMQSDKLIGHMLKSLAQQYITARDDMLLAARSSPLHGVVSALQRCLLEVPGVVAEALDHSMTVEILSLLEKITLLLLGVLYGDQHAEDREIPPSFCDMGNAISSLISKGGTGQARLDEEGEENVLLSEEHSLVLTCCWVTLKEMGIFLGSLVERILSVPCKDTPLLTVEDLQRASKVFTDIILKCRHWGAVEGCCIGFTKFCAALLASSDPELREIPGHILQQGLNVLQSPRATSVTRRAAGLPMLILGVLAAEESGASRPLLAHSVNTLLETARAPVPKDWDQTVDLPQVCAVHTLQTLMRGSSLGLNILQYAAAITMLSLTLLSSPCWAMRNAALQLYSSLCTRMLGQRPAGEDVSAQYSMSPPAFFSHYPALQPFLQVALESAAADLHESRLSLHPSLYPVLTLLAKLQPGAQEQTRALSDFLPPLLQLAASPVYAVRVMSSRALVALIPPIEYVGSVLRLVRELPESPDTPCCHNRVHGQLLQIKAILVRALHTGNPCQSSLCCVVEDLEARLWLASPEQRCPLVRQEYVSAVRLLKENCSETFLSHLCSLLLEEIHRAPHTLELGSAAFHQSAVYFLCEDPEWVCQVWQNLSSESTVARLSLVKWVKEGRSLRGTSPQKVVMRALQVNLKEALLDQDMEYKRAYLTALVEVMTPHVLGLAEPGPFLCVLEEAGMKDCVDLLLEDLQDNRGGPELLSQALCAVSLLLSQSMDLALLQRWCALLETHRHPEAPETLRLACAEALGLSGAAVVTRSLRGSPTLKTLSTRLISVGVHLLQDESQQVRAKAAVFASVLCQSEAGGATQSCFLMQINQSLRSLLDLLLRELWDSDGIVEALVCHLPACDLSTVLLEAKRTQCSSLYEQDEANVFLEPSVISETVLQYLLCLAKRYPESPSLACHLDQWASQSAASVRENLDICMRLQLGETLDPDWLSLLMEPRFHGALCGLYTRAALLLQLLRVSDNFQPLLDPSTLAQDLLDSHKRLSLHGVFLSNTFIPSELNCL; from the exons ATGTCTTCACGGATTACTCTTCCAGGAGCAG TCTGTATGTTCCTGGAGGACAGCACGACTGGGCGAGAAGTTTTAAGACAAGCTTGCACGTCTCTGTTGAGTAAAGTCATTGAGTTACTGCCTGTTGTTATGAAAGACGAAGCAATAAGAAATGGACCACTGTGTTATCACACCgttaag GTGTGTCTACAGGTGTTCCAGTTGCTACCTGAGCAAGTAGCACCCCTGGTGTTTGGGGAACAGAAAGGCAATCCATCTATGTTGAAAATTCTGGAATTCCTAGTGAAAATCATCTTGGGGGAG ACTTCCAACAGGGACACCCGCTTGCTAGCAGGAACGGCAGTTGCCATGCTGATCTCCACAGcaacagacagtgagagtggAGGCTCATCTGCCTGGAGTCTGCTGCAGGTTACCAGCGGGG AGCAATGGAGTTTGACAATAGGTGGTCTGCAGGTAGACTGTTGccccagagaaacagatggagtgGACAGACTGGCTATAGGCAGAGGGATCCTGACCTGCTGCACGAAGGACATCCTCATCAGTAGTCATAGCAAGAAAGGG GCATGTCTCCTCCTGGATGGATTATTTCCTCTCATCTCTGCTTTGCATAAGGAGAAACTGGACTATCAGTATCATGTGTTTCAAG TGTTTATCATGTGGCTGAAAAGTGTGAAAGAATGTCTGCCGGAGATTTGGGAGGTGACTGGTGCTCCTCTATTTGGGGAAGGCTCAAGCctgcaacacacactcacacaaatcaTTTGGAACAATGCAGAGAGCCCG GTAGAAGGTGTTTCTGAGTCAGTGCGCACTgccttctgtctgtttctggAAGTCTAtgatctggactgcagacatTCTGAGGACTCTGAAAAACTGCTTTATGTGGACTTACTGCATAGGATTGCTGAGCTGCCCTGGGAGTCCAAGGCCAAATACTCACCACTCAGTGCCCTTCTGCCATATGTGGGGACAGGCAAG GTTCTAGAACAGTATCCTGCTTTACCTTCTCATATCCTAAAGTGCCTCTCCACCAATCACCTTGCTCCTTGTGCCTCTGAAATCTACAAATCCCTCCTTCAGGAACAGAGACGAGAGCTTGCCATTGGTCCATCGAAGGATGGACTGCTTACTGAGCCATTCTTGGCAAGTGAGTGGGCCCAGCGTTGGCAGCCTGCTGTCCTGAAAGCTTTGACTTCTGATGTGACTTTACTGCAGAATAACGCCTCCAGCTATCTCCTGCCCTGCACACTGCGCTGCTTCCCTGGAGCATTTGACCTCCTTCTGTCTGCTCTTGACCTCTCCACCCCAGGAAACCTCAGAGCCTGGGCTTGCATCATGAGTGCCCAGCGAGCAGCCAGTGGATGTTCACCATGGGCATCGAACAGCACCACTGCCATAGAGACCCTGCAACTAGCTCTGTCCTCTCTGGACGACAGTGTCCGACTGGCAGCTTTCAGCCTTCTCTGCTGTAGCCCAAAGACTAAAGAGGCCCCAACGCAAGTAGAGTACTCCACCATAAGGGGTTTCTTACCTCTAAATATGAACAGCGAGTCATCTCCATTTCGCCAGCACCTCCAAGCAGGAGTCAGGAGGTTCCTTGTGCGTATTCGAGACAGCTGCTTGGCAAGCCTAAAgagtcaaaaaaacaaaagagggcTGAGTGAGGAAGAAGAAATGGAGCTTGAACAAGGAGTCG ACTTTGTAGACTGGCTGGCCCAGCTGCCTTTGGTCAGCTTGGTTCCTGGTAACAGCTTCCAAAGGAAGAAGACGGCTCTGCTGTTGTTGAGTGCAGTTCTGGAGACCTGCTCAGACTGCTGGAGCCCAGACAAGAAAAAGGGTCAGCCaccag CTAACATGGCTGCTCTGATACAGTGGGCAAGGCACAAGGGTAAGTGGGATTTCTTCTCCAGATCAAGACAGTTGctcctgattggctgtttgGAAGATGCAACCAATGAG ATCCGTGAGCAGGCAGCCGAACTGCTTGCAAGGTtttttcctcactctctccAGCCTGATGTGGTCAACGTGCTCTTCAACCAGGCACAGAGGTTGCTCCACAGCCCGCGTGTGCAGGAGGCCCAGATGGGGGCTGTGATAGTCAAGCTGCTGCTGCAGAA GTGTGTATCTCTGGATGGTCTGGTGGTGGGAGGTGAGAAGCAGGGTCagatgcagtcagacaagctgATTGGACACATGTTGAAGAGCCTGGCGCAGCAATACATTACTGCCAGAGATGACATGCTGCTCGCTGCACGCTCATCACCTCTACACG GTGTAGTAAGTGCTCTGCAGCGGTGTCTGCTGGAAGTGCCTGGAGTTGTGGCTGAAGCTCTGGACCACAGCATGACAGTAGAGATACTGTCCCTGCTGGAGAAgatcactttgctgttgctggGCGTGCTTTATGGAGACCAACATGCTGAAGACAGAG aGATCCCCCCGTCCTTTTGCGACATGGGAAATGCCATAAGCTCTCTGATTAGTAAAGGTGGGACAGGTCAGGCAAGGTTGGATGAAGAAGGGGAGGAGAATGTGCTGCTATCTGAAGAACACAGTCTGGTTCTGACCTGCTGCTGGGTCACACTGAAG GAAATGGGGATTTTTTTGGGCTCGCTGGTGGAGAGAATTCTCTCAGTGCCCTGTAAAGACACACCACTGCTAACTGTGGAAGACCTGCAGAGGGCATCAAAAGTTTTCACGGACATTATTCTCAAATGTAGACACTGG GGGGCAGTGGAGGGCTGCTGTATTGGATTCACTAAGTTCTGTGCTGCTCTCCTTGCCAGTTCTGATCCAGAACTCAGAGAGATTCCTGGCCATATACTACAGCAG GGTCTGAATGTTCTTCAGTCTCCACGTGCCACCTCAGTGACGAGACGTGCAGCAGGGCTGCCCATGCTCATTCTAGGCGTGTTAGCTGCAGAGGAGAGTGGTGCTTCTCGGCCTCTGCTGGCCCACAGTGTGAACACCCTGTTAGAGACTGCGAGGGCCCCTGTGCCCAAAGACTGGGACCAAACAGTTGACCTTCCACAG gtGTGTGCAGTTCACACGCTGCAGACGCTGATGAGGGGCTCCAGTCTGGGTTTGAATATTCTTCAGTACGCCGCTGCTATCACCATGCTATCTCTCACACTCCTTAGCTCCCCCTGCTGGGCCATGAGAAATGCTGCTCTGCAACTCTACA GTTCTCTTTGTACTCGGATGTTGGGTCAGCGGCCTGCTGGAGAGGATGTCTCCGCCCAGTACAGCATGTCTCCGCCGGCCTTCTTCAGTCACTACCCTGCCCTGCAGCCCTTCCTCCAGGTAGCACTAGAGAGTGCAGCCGCGGATCTGCATGAGAGCAGACTGAGTCTTCATCCCTCCCTTTACCCTGTGCTCACACTGCTGGCCAAGCTTCAGCCTGGAGCCCAGGAGCAAACACG CGCTCTGTCAGACTTCCTGCCTCCGTTACTCCAGTTAGCCGCTAGCCCAGTCTATGCAGTTAGAGTGATGTCATCCAGAGCCCTGGTTGCTCTGATACCACCCATTGAGTATGTGGGAAGCGTCCTGCGGTTGGTGAGAGAGCTGCCAGAGTCACCGGACACCCCATGCTGTCACAACCGCGTACACGGCCAACTCCTACAGATAAAGGCCATCCTGGTCAGAGCACTGCACACTGGCAA CCCTTGTCAGTCCTCTCTCTGTTGTGTGGTGGAGGATTTGGAGGCCCGGCTGTGGCTCGCTTCCCCAGAGCAGCGGTGTCCTCTAGTAAGGCAGGAGTATGTGTCTGCGGTGAGGCTGTTGAAAGAGAACTGTTCTGAGACATTCCTCTCCCACCTGTGCTCTCTGCTGCTGGAGGAGATACATCGAGCTCCACACACACTGGAG CTTGGTTCCGCCGCCTTCCACCAAAGTGCAGTGTACTTCCTGTGTGAAGATCCAGAGTGGGTGTGCCAGGTCTGGCAGAACCtgtccagtgagagcacagtTGCACGGCTGTCCTTAGTCAAGTGGGTAAAAGAAGGGAGGAGCTTGAGAGGAACCAGCCCACAGAAGGTGGTAATGCGAGCACTCCAG GTCAACCTGAAGGAGGCGCTGTTGGACCAAGATATGGAGTACAAAAGAGCGTATTTAACAGCACTGGTGGAAGTCATGACACCACATGTTTTGGGTCTAGCAGAGCCTGGGCCTTTCCTCTGTGTACTGGAGGAGGCAGGGATGAAAGACTGTGTGGATCTTCTGCTGGAGGATCTGCAGGACAATAGAGGAGGACCAGAGCTGCTCTCGCAGGCTCTTTGTGCTGTCAGTCTGCTCCTTTCTCAAAG TATGGACCTGGCCCTGCTCCAGCGCTGGTGTGCGTTATTGGAGACGCATAGGCATCCTGAAGCTCCTGAGACTCTGCGACTGGCCTGTGCTGAGGCTCTAGGCCTGAGTGGTGCTGCAGTAGTGACCAGGAGCCTAAGGGGCAGCCCGACTCTAAAGACCCTCAGCACAAG GCTGATCAGTGTAGGTGTGCATCTACTTCAGGATGAGAGTCAGCAGGTGAGAGCCAAGGCAGCTGTCTTCGCCTCTGTGCTCTGTCAGTCTGAAGCAGGCGGAGCCACACAGAGCTGCTTTCTCATGCAGATCAACCAGTCACTGCGTTCACTGCTGGACCTGCTTCTGAGGGAATTGTGGGATAGCGATGGCATTGTGGAGGCTCTGGTGTGCCATCTTCCAGCATGTGATCTCAGTACAGTATTGCTGGAGGCCAAACGCACTCA
- the si:dkey-174n20.1 gene encoding retinol dehydrogenase 11 yields MYLLCTILAALFSFLVLKWMKRRNYCMDVKRLDGKTVLITGGNSGIGKETAVALALRGARVILACRDEDRARKAVREIKARSHNLNVLHMEVDLANMKSIREFSKTFLQKEKRLDILINNAGVPSVLNWTDDNFSMCFGVNHLGHFLLTNLLLPRLKESSPSRVITLTCSNYKYQRLDFQDLNYNLFPFFTYCRSKLANIYFTQELARMMEGKGVMAYAVHPGYVQSNWTCHYSFLFQLLMKVIMFMFYVSCEAGAQTVVHCAVADEVITNNGGYFCDCKPAKLQAFANDAGVAKKLWEASERLVKLA; encoded by the exons ATGTATCTTTTGTGTACTATTCTTGCCGCACTTTTCTCCTTCTTAGTACTAAAATGGATGAAAAGACGAAACTACTGTATGGACGTGAAACGACTGGATGGAAAAACGGTTCTTATTACCG GTGGAAACTCTGGCATTGGCAAAGAGACAGCCGTAGCTTTGGCTTTGCGAGGAGCCAGAGTCATCCTCGCTTGTAGGGACGAGGACCGAGCGAGGAAGGCTGTGAGGGAGATCAAGGCAAGGAGCCACAACTTGAACGTCCTGCACATGGAGGTGGACCTTGCCAACATGAAGTCCATACGAGAATTCAGCAAAACCTTCctacagaaagagaagaggctGGATATTCTCATCAATAATGCAG GTGTTCCCAGTGTCCTGAACTGGACCGACGACAACTTCTCCATGTGTTTTGGGGTGAACCACCTGGGACATTTCCTCCTCACCAACCTGTTGCTGCCACGGTTGAAAGAGAGCTCCCCCAGTCGAGTGATCACGCTCACCTGCTCTAATTACAAGTACCAAAGATTGGACTTCCAGGACCTGAACTACAACTTGTTCCCTTTCTTCACCTACTGCCGCAGCAAGCTTGCCAACATTTACTTCACACAGGAGCTTGCACGCATGATGGAGGGAAAAGGAGTGATGGCATATGCGGTGCATCCTG GTTATGTCCAGAGCAACTGGACCTGCCACTACTCGTTCCTGTTCCAGCTGCTGATGAAGGTCATCATGTTTATGTTCTATGTGTCATGTGAAGCTGGGGCACAGACAGTCGTCCACTGCGCCGTAGCAGACGAGGTCATCACTAACAATGGAGGCTACTTCTGTGACTGCAAACCAGCCAAGTTACAAGCTTTCGCTAATGACGCTGGTGTGGCCAAAAAGCTGTGGGAGGCTAGCGAGAGACTAGTTAAACTCGCCTGA